In the Maribacter sp. MJ134 genome, one interval contains:
- a CDS encoding type II toxin-antitoxin system RelE/ParE family toxin: MGKRVIWSPDALGELTEARKTVLNVSKSLKSANRLVREIFESTDILADQSEIYPLDKNKNDNDGTYRCYEVRRYNVSYRVLDDTIRIIRVRWSGQEPRKH, encoded by the coding sequence ATGGGAAAAAGAGTAATCTGGTCGCCCGATGCGTTGGGCGAACTTACAGAGGCCAGAAAAACAGTTCTCAACGTAAGCAAGTCCCTAAAAAGTGCCAATCGGCTTGTAAGGGAAATCTTCGAGAGTACCGACATACTTGCCGACCAATCCGAAATATACCCTTTGGACAAGAACAAGAACGATAACGACGGTACTTACCGTTGTTACGAAGTAAGGAGGTACAATGTCTCCTACCGTGTACTTGATGATACCATAAGAATAATCAGGGTACGATGGTCCGGACAGGAACCTAGAAAACATTGA
- a CDS encoding MotA/TolQ/ExbB proton channel family protein — MLLFQDLAQDVSTGEVLSEEKTLSVMDLVFNGGTGSVVIITVLFLMLGVALYIYFERLLAVNAASKIDKNFMNQIRDHVTTGKLEAAKILCAQTDSPVARLTEKGISRIGKPLDDINTAIENAGTLEVYKLEKNVSVLATVAGAAPMIGFLGTVIGMILAFHEMASSGGQAEMGSLASGIYTAMTTTVAGLIVGIIAYMGYNHLVNRTDKVVHKMEANAVEFLDLLNEPL; from the coding sequence ATGTTATTATTTCAAGATTTGGCTCAAGACGTTTCCACCGGTGAAGTACTATCTGAAGAAAAGACACTATCCGTAATGGATTTGGTGTTTAACGGAGGAACGGGAAGTGTAGTTATAATCACCGTCCTTTTTCTTATGTTAGGCGTGGCATTATATATCTATTTTGAGCGTCTACTAGCGGTTAATGCCGCTTCCAAAATTGATAAAAATTTCATGAACCAGATTCGGGATCATGTAACCACCGGTAAGCTGGAAGCAGCAAAAATTTTATGTGCTCAGACAGATTCTCCTGTGGCAAGGTTAACCGAAAAGGGTATCTCTAGAATCGGAAAACCTTTAGATGATATAAATACGGCCATAGAAAATGCAGGAACTTTAGAGGTCTACAAACTGGAGAAGAATGTTAGTGTATTAGCCACGGTAGCAGGAGCCGCACCCATGATTGGTTTTCTTGGAACCGTAATTGGTATGATTTTGGCTTTTCATGAAATGGCAAGTAGTGGAGGACAGGCAGAAATGGGTTCGTTGGCGTCAGGAATTTATACGGCGATGACTACAACGGTAGCAGGTTTAATCGTTGGTATTATAGCCTATATGGGTTATAATCACTTGGTTAACAGAACTGATAAGGTTGTGCACAAGATGGAGGCCAATGCTGTGGAGTTTTTGGATTTATTGAACGAACCACTTTAA
- a CDS encoding transposase, which produces MDTAHHVITDIRAYHADGKDNQQLRDIVPRLQRRLWQQGLVFENCVADTGYSSGENYAFLETMGLKSFIPPHGTYKGGPDGFEYIGEHDRYLCPQGKVIPFTKVFKDYRTGTKKKEYRARKHVCTDCPIRSTCLGKSAQEKKFSVTYYREEYERNNERVNSPQGRYMKGKRQSTVEPVFGTLTQFMGMRKINTIGLAQANKVMHLSAIAYNLKKYLKFERKRAESGAGRLALKALAKSVLQNQFQASMTHRNLDFRF; this is translated from the coding sequence GTGGACACGGCGCACCACGTGATCACCGATATCAGGGCGTACCATGCCGACGGAAAGGACAATCAACAGCTACGGGACATCGTACCCCGCTTACAAAGAAGGTTATGGCAACAGGGTTTGGTGTTCGAGAACTGTGTGGCCGATACGGGTTATAGTAGCGGTGAGAACTATGCTTTTCTGGAGACCATGGGACTGAAGAGTTTCATTCCGCCCCACGGCACCTACAAGGGCGGTCCCGATGGGTTCGAGTACATCGGGGAACATGACCGTTATCTGTGTCCCCAAGGCAAGGTGATCCCCTTCACCAAGGTTTTCAAGGACTACCGTACGGGAACGAAAAAGAAGGAATACAGGGCAAGGAAGCATGTCTGTACCGATTGTCCGATACGTAGCACGTGTCTGGGAAAGAGTGCACAGGAGAAGAAGTTCTCGGTGACCTATTATCGGGAAGAATACGAACGTAATAACGAAAGGGTCAACAGTCCACAGGGGAGGTACATGAAGGGCAAACGCCAGAGTACCGTGGAACCGGTCTTCGGTACCCTGACCCAGTTCATGGGCATGCGCAAGATTAACACCATCGGCCTTGCACAGGCCAACAAGGTGATGCACCTTTCGGCCATCGCCTACAATTTGAAGAAGTACCTGAAATTCGAACGAAAACGGGCAGAAAGCGGGGCGGGACGGCTTGCTTTGAAGGCATTGGCCAAAAGTGTGCTCCAAAACCAGTTTCAAGCTTCCATGACGCATCGGAATTTGGACTTCCGTTTCTGA
- a CDS encoding tyrosine-type recombinase/integrase, translated as MNKLNARGGSPHFKEYLEKERFTKSSIKTYTFQAEKFMEWMENNGHEFINFDYKKAVNYVAYLQKRHTNIRTINGKIAATRQYFNFLVEKCECAENPFTELLVKGDKTKKMLQNILSSDELEDLYYSYPTDMDIRRSGQLADKRNKVMIGLMVYQGLSTTDMKRLQNEHVQPQKGKVYIPSGKIGGRRELPLMPWQVMELLEYISEIQPELARRKGTQGEELFPVTNGRLTDTVANIIKKLRKVNHKVKNIHQIRASVIVNWLSKYNLRKVQIMAGHRRISTTEKYMQQDLQQLQQVINTYHPLK; from the coding sequence ATGAACAAATTAAATGCCCGTGGCGGCTCGCCACATTTTAAGGAATATCTTGAAAAAGAACGGTTCACTAAAAGCAGTATCAAAACGTATACCTTCCAAGCTGAAAAGTTCATGGAATGGATGGAAAACAACGGTCATGAATTTATAAACTTCGATTACAAAAAAGCGGTCAACTACGTAGCATATCTGCAAAAGCGACATACCAACATCAGGACCATTAACGGGAAAATAGCAGCGACGAGACAGTACTTCAATTTTCTTGTGGAAAAGTGCGAATGCGCCGAAAACCCATTTACAGAATTATTGGTCAAGGGCGACAAGACCAAAAAGATGTTACAGAATATTTTATCGTCCGATGAACTTGAAGACCTGTATTACAGTTACCCTACGGATATGGATATAAGAAGAAGCGGACAACTTGCCGACAAGCGCAATAAAGTTATGATTGGGTTGATGGTCTATCAGGGCTTATCTACAACGGATATGAAACGATTGCAAAATGAACACGTACAACCGCAAAAAGGGAAAGTCTATATACCATCAGGCAAAATCGGTGGTCGTAGGGAACTGCCATTGATGCCGTGGCAAGTCATGGAACTGTTGGAATACATCAGCGAAATACAACCAGAGTTGGCACGAAGAAAAGGAACTCAGGGCGAAGAACTGTTCCCCGTTACAAATGGTAGGCTTACCGATACCGTTGCGAACATTATAAAAAAGCTAAGAAAGGTCAACCACAAAGTGAAAAACATCCATCAGATACGGGCAAGTGTCATCGTGAATTGGCTCTCAAAATACAACCTTAGAAAAGTGCAGATAATGGCAGGGCATAGAAGAATAAGCACCACCGAAAAATATATGCAACAAGATCTGCAGCAACTACAACAGGTTATCAATACCTATCATCCCTTAAAATAA
- a CDS encoding energy transducer TonB, producing the protein MAFLDTRHKKKSFTLTTLLLSVLLLVLFYIGLTYMDPPIENGISVNFGTTDFGSGTVPPKEKIRLEPLETPPVEPTEQEEVIEEVVEEEVVEEEPEKVVEKEAPAEKLLTKESEEAIRIKQAEEAKKKAEDAARAQKKRAEDKIKREKAKAAKIAQQKKDAEERARKEQEAKKKKLDELMGGLNKSDGTATGSEGDDNRSGDKGSPDGDPYATSYYGTPGSGSGTGGYGLNGRSLVNKGKVPQECNESGRVVVKIVVDRNGKVISATPGVRGTTNNSACLLEPARKTAFMHKWNLDANAPSQQVGFVVVNFKLGE; encoded by the coding sequence ATGGCATTTTTAGATACGAGACACAAAAAGAAATCCTTTACACTTACAACACTGTTGTTAAGTGTTTTGTTGTTGGTTTTATTCTACATTGGTCTAACTTATATGGACCCGCCCATTGAAAACGGAATATCCGTAAACTTTGGCACCACTGATTTTGGAAGTGGCACCGTACCACCTAAGGAAAAAATCCGTTTAGAACCGCTGGAGACGCCCCCTGTTGAACCTACCGAACAAGAAGAGGTGATTGAGGAAGTGGTCGAGGAAGAAGTGGTAGAAGAAGAACCTGAAAAAGTCGTAGAAAAAGAAGCTCCTGCCGAAAAGTTGTTGACCAAAGAAAGCGAGGAAGCTATTCGAATAAAACAGGCGGAAGAAGCCAAGAAGAAAGCCGAGGACGCCGCAAGAGCGCAGAAGAAAAGAGCTGAAGATAAAATAAAACGTGAGAAAGCCAAGGCTGCTAAAATTGCACAACAAAAAAAGGATGCGGAAGAGCGCGCTCGAAAGGAACAGGAGGCCAAAAAGAAAAAGTTGGATGAATTGATGGGTGGTCTCAATAAATCGGACGGTACTGCAACTGGTAGCGAAGGCGATGATAACAGGTCAGGAGATAAAGGAAGTCCTGATGGTGATCCTTATGCCACTAGTTATTATGGAACACCAGGTTCTGGAAGCGGAACAGGCGGGTATGGTCTTAATGGCAGGTCACTGGTTAATAAAGGTAAAGTTCCTCAGGAGTGTAATGAATCTGGAAGGGTGGTCGTAAAAATCGTAGTTGATAGAAATGGTAAGGTCATTAGTGCAACTCCGGGCGTTCGCGGTACGACCAATAATAGTGCCTGTCTTTTGGAACCGGCAAGGAAAACAGCTTTTATGCATAAATGGAATTTAGATGCTAATGCTCCTAGTCAGCAAGTAGGTTTTGTGGTCGTAAACTTTAAATTGGGAGAGTGA
- a CDS encoding acyl-CoA dehydrogenase — MDFSLTEEQQLIQQAARDFAQNDLFPEVIERDEEQRFPKEEVRKMGELGFLGMMVNPKYGGSGLDTLSYVLVMEELSKVDASSSVIVSVNNSLVCWGLETYGTEEQKEKYLTKLSTGEIIGAFCLSEPEAGSDATSQKTTALDKGDHYVINGTKNWITNGSSAEVYLVIAQTDKDKRHKGINALIVEKGAEGFEIGPKENKLGIRGSDTHSLIFNDVRVPKENRIGEDGFGFKFAMKTLAGGRIGIAAQALGIAAGAYELALKYSKERKAFGTEISNHQAIAFKLADMHTQIEAARHLVYKAAWDKDNGNDYDLSGAMAKLYASQVAMETTVEAVQIHGGNGFVKDYHVERLMRDAKITQIYEGTSEIQKIVISRSILKG; from the coding sequence ATGGATTTTTCCTTAACTGAAGAACAACAATTAATACAACAGGCAGCAAGAGATTTTGCCCAGAATGATTTGTTTCCCGAAGTAATCGAAAGAGATGAAGAACAACGATTTCCTAAAGAAGAAGTTAGGAAAATGGGGGAACTTGGATTTTTAGGGATGATGGTAAATCCTAAATATGGCGGTAGCGGATTAGACACCTTATCCTATGTCCTGGTCATGGAAGAGCTTTCTAAAGTCGATGCTTCATCATCTGTTATTGTATCCGTAAATAATTCCTTGGTCTGCTGGGGTCTTGAGACCTATGGCACGGAAGAACAGAAAGAAAAATACCTTACCAAACTTTCTACAGGAGAAATCATCGGTGCGTTTTGCCTTTCGGAACCTGAGGCAGGAAGTGACGCCACTTCACAAAAGACCACCGCTTTGGACAAAGGAGACCATTACGTTATTAATGGAACTAAAAACTGGATTACAAATGGTAGTTCTGCCGAAGTGTATCTTGTTATAGCCCAAACCGATAAAGACAAAAGACATAAAGGCATAAATGCCCTTATTGTTGAAAAAGGTGCCGAAGGATTTGAAATAGGTCCTAAAGAGAATAAATTGGGTATTCGCGGCAGCGACACACATTCCTTAATATTCAATGACGTAAGGGTTCCAAAGGAAAACAGAATCGGCGAAGATGGTTTTGGCTTTAAGTTCGCAATGAAAACCTTGGCAGGTGGCAGAATAGGAATTGCAGCCCAAGCATTGGGTATTGCAGCAGGGGCTTATGAATTGGCCTTAAAATATTCCAAAGAACGAAAAGCATTTGGTACGGAAATAAGTAACCACCAGGCAATTGCTTTTAAGTTAGCCGATATGCATACACAAATAGAAGCGGCAAGACACTTGGTGTACAAGGCTGCATGGGATAAGGACAACGGCAACGACTATGATTTATCTGGGGCAATGGCCAAATTATACGCGTCGCAAGTTGCGATGGAGACTACCGTTGAAGCAGTCCAAATACATGGCGGAAATGGGTTTGTGAAGGATTACCATGTGGAACGTTTAATGAGAGATGCTAAAATAACCCAGATTTACGAAGGCACTTCAGAAATACAAAAAATCGTTATTTCGAGAAGTATCCTGAAAGGATAA
- a CDS encoding nuclear transport factor 2 family protein → MKQLIMTVATAILIASCGTNQKESKTKNTEKMESKTELTNKEKSAALLESLENGDKSTIAYINPTNYKQHNLGVADGLEGFGAVLQNAPEGGFKAKVLRSFQDGDYTFSHTIYDFFGPKVGFDIFRYENGQIVEHWDNLSAIEDVNPSNRTQTDGSTTLTDLDKTETNKAIVKDFVNTVLVNGGFDKMGNYFDGDTYIQHNSMIGDGLSGLGKALEEMSKNGITMVYERNHIVLGEGNFVLAVSEGQFAGKHTSFYDLFRIQNGKIAEHWDVMETIAPVSEHKNSNGKFNF, encoded by the coding sequence ATGAAACAGCTAATAATGACAGTTGCAACAGCAATTTTAATTGCTTCTTGCGGTACTAATCAGAAAGAATCAAAAACAAAAAACACAGAAAAAATGGAATCAAAAACAGAATTAACAAACAAAGAAAAATCGGCAGCATTATTAGAAAGTCTTGAGAATGGAGACAAATCAACCATTGCGTACATCAATCCAACAAACTATAAACAACACAACCTAGGAGTTGCTGATGGTTTAGAAGGTTTTGGAGCCGTACTGCAAAATGCACCAGAAGGCGGTTTTAAAGCAAAAGTTCTTCGTTCTTTTCAAGATGGAGATTATACCTTTTCGCATACTATTTATGATTTTTTCGGACCAAAAGTTGGATTTGATATCTTCAGATATGAAAATGGACAAATAGTTGAGCATTGGGACAATCTTTCAGCAATAGAAGATGTAAACCCAAGTAACCGAACACAAACAGATGGAAGTACTACTTTAACTGATTTGGATAAGACTGAAACTAATAAAGCAATAGTCAAAGATTTTGTAAATACTGTTTTAGTAAATGGTGGTTTTGATAAAATGGGGAACTATTTTGATGGAGATACTTATATTCAGCACAATTCAATGATTGGAGATGGACTTTCAGGATTGGGGAAAGCTCTTGAGGAAATGTCAAAGAATGGAATTACAATGGTTTATGAAAGAAATCATATCGTGTTAGGAGAAGGTAATTTTGTGCTTGCAGTTAGTGAAGGACAGTTTGCAGGAAAACATACTTCATTTTATGATTTATTCAGAATTCAAAATGGCAAAATTGCAGAACATTGGGATGTAATGGAAACAATTGCACCAGTTTCTGAACATAAAAACAGTAACGGAAAATTTAACTTTTAG
- a CDS encoding transposase has translation MQGKKDYHEKLFASFQLSERIPKDNFYRRLRGTIDLDFLYRLTKGYYGESGQKSIDPVVFFKLCLVGYLENIISDRKLIDHCSMRLDILFFIGYDIDEELPWHSTISRTRQLFPESVFEEAFTNILSMCVERGMVSGHTQAIDSAPVKANASMDTLELKVPEDDLEEHLKKIRAISSMDREGPHRKSKNDRSDEGQRGITASKRELDAIKGRNKRWAKDQDQRPGSGNKGSKYTSNNAFLSLRSSEARQSHGSRCQDKRKAR, from the coding sequence ATGCAGGGAAAGAAGGACTACCATGAAAAGCTGTTCGCGAGCTTCCAGCTCAGCGAACGTATACCAAAGGACAATTTTTATAGACGCTTAAGAGGTACAATCGATCTGGATTTCCTCTATCGGTTGACCAAGGGATATTATGGGGAGAGCGGCCAGAAGAGCATCGACCCGGTGGTTTTCTTCAAGCTGTGTTTGGTGGGCTATCTGGAGAACATCATCAGCGACCGCAAGCTTATCGACCATTGTTCTATGCGCTTGGACATCCTATTTTTCATTGGCTATGACATCGATGAGGAGCTGCCCTGGCACAGCACCATAAGCAGGACCCGTCAACTGTTCCCGGAGTCCGTTTTCGAGGAGGCGTTCACCAATATTCTGTCCATGTGCGTGGAGAGGGGTATGGTGAGCGGCCATACGCAGGCGATCGATTCGGCCCCTGTAAAGGCGAACGCAAGTATGGATACCTTGGAGCTGAAGGTGCCCGAAGATGATTTGGAGGAGCATCTGAAAAAGATACGTGCGATCAGTTCAATGGACAGAGAAGGACCCCACCGTAAATCCAAGAACGATAGATCGGATGAAGGTCAACGGGGTATTACTGCGAGCAAGAGGGAACTTGACGCGATAAAGGGCCGTAACAAGAGATGGGCAAAAGACCAAGATCAACGTCCCGGTTCCGGGAACAAGGGGTCGAAATACACGAGCAACAATGCCTTCCTCTCGCTTCGCTCGTCGGAGGCAAGACAGTCCCACGGATCCCGATGCCAGGATAAGCGTAAAGCCCGGTAA
- the nhaD gene encoding sodium:proton antiporter NhaD, which produces METIIIIVFLAGYLAITLEHNLKIDKLIPALAMMAILWALIALGIDGYENWFDSAKQSLVDGFSNMTHDGRMHLMEESLLHHLGKTAEILFFLLGAMTIVEIIDYFDGFATIKGFIKTKKKGKLLWLFSILAFVLSAIIDNLTATIVLITILQKVIKDRETKLWFAGMIVITANAGGAWSPIGDVTTTMLWIANKVSAAQLVIHVLLPSLVCMLVPVLIAGRFKVFQGLIDGKLEDESPKSKYGSTMLYLGLGAILFVPIFKTVTHLPPYVGMMLSLAVVATFAEIYSNKKFSISSVDGDEHKEGGHHSPVHHSLSKIELPSILFFLGILLAVAAMESLGILFNYAGSLNEAIPNTDIVVLLFGVGSAVIDNVPLVAASMGMFGEPMDSPLWHFIAYSAGTGGSMLIIGSAAGVVAMGMEKIDFFWYLKKIAWLAFVGFISGAAAFILLRDFVLHG; this is translated from the coding sequence ATGGAAACCATAATTATTATAGTCTTTTTGGCGGGTTATTTAGCCATTACCTTAGAGCACAATCTTAAAATAGACAAATTAATACCAGCATTGGCAATGATGGCCATTTTATGGGCATTAATAGCTTTGGGTATAGATGGATATGAAAACTGGTTTGATTCGGCCAAGCAAAGTTTAGTGGATGGTTTTTCTAATATGACTCACGATGGTCGAATGCATTTAATGGAGGAATCACTTTTACACCATTTGGGTAAGACTGCTGAAATTCTCTTTTTCCTTTTGGGTGCGATGACTATCGTGGAAATTATAGATTATTTCGATGGTTTTGCTACCATAAAAGGTTTTATTAAAACAAAGAAAAAAGGAAAGTTGTTGTGGTTGTTCTCCATATTGGCTTTCGTGCTATCGGCAATAATCGATAACCTTACTGCAACGATAGTATTAATAACCATTCTTCAAAAGGTAATTAAGGACAGGGAAACAAAGCTTTGGTTTGCGGGTATGATTGTCATCACTGCAAATGCTGGAGGGGCTTGGTCTCCTATTGGAGATGTGACTACAACCATGTTATGGATAGCAAATAAGGTAAGCGCGGCGCAATTGGTAATACATGTTTTACTACCATCTCTTGTTTGTATGCTAGTACCCGTTCTTATTGCTGGAAGGTTTAAAGTTTTTCAAGGTCTGATTGATGGGAAATTGGAAGATGAGAGTCCAAAATCAAAATACGGTTCTACTATGTTGTATTTAGGTCTCGGAGCAATTTTATTCGTGCCAATATTTAAGACGGTTACCCACTTACCACCTTATGTAGGTATGATGTTGTCCTTGGCTGTAGTGGCTACTTTTGCAGAAATCTATAGTAATAAGAAATTTAGTATTTCCAGTGTTGATGGGGACGAGCATAAAGAAGGCGGTCATCACAGTCCTGTACATCACTCCTTGTCCAAAATAGAACTGCCGAGTATTCTTTTCTTTTTGGGAATATTATTGGCCGTGGCGGCTATGGAATCCTTGGGAATATTGTTCAATTATGCAGGCAGCCTAAATGAAGCCATTCCAAACACTGATATAGTTGTTTTGTTGTTCGGTGTAGGCTCGGCGGTCATAGACAACGTCCCTTTAGTAGCTGCCAGTATGGGGATGTTCGGTGAACCAATGGATAGCCCTTTATGGCACTTTATAGCCTACTCCGCTGGTACAGGGGGTAGTATGCTCATTATCGGTTCTGCGGCCGGGGTAGTAGCTATGGGAATGGAAAAAATAGATTTCTTCTGGTATCTAAAAAAGATAGCTTGGCTGGCATTCGTAGGTTTTATTAGTGGTGCAGCTGCTTTTATTTTATTGCGAGATTTTGTCCTGCACGGATAA
- a CDS encoding AraC family transcriptional regulator, with amino-acid sequence MQLTIFGTGGHFPLEKSATNHTRTVVGNMKKDIPHIKFNPSSAENFGFEILPIEKIAREKEQYNHNPELPHQLKFYNLVFFTSGSGRHFIDFNWFPVKENSLVYLTKEQVNAFDFSKNLNGFCIIFTEEYFVNCFSHLPEDFVFRLFNPQLFSPILQIPKQSDFKTYFKLLQQEFNNTETFNQKAIIESLFVILISKAEDLKKNQTFHITDSSKIKIFQKFTSLLESHSSKSRSADFYAKELTITYKHLNTICKELVNKTAKSVINDFVILQAKRNLINSNLKITELAYKLGFEDPTNFSKYFKKHTSLTPNSFIKSIPE; translated from the coding sequence TTGCAATTAACTATCTTCGGTACAGGCGGACATTTTCCGTTGGAAAAGTCCGCAACTAATCATACACGAACCGTTGTAGGTAATATGAAAAAGGACATTCCACATATTAAATTTAATCCTTCTTCAGCCGAAAATTTTGGGTTTGAAATTCTTCCAATTGAAAAAATTGCTAGAGAAAAGGAACAATACAATCACAATCCTGAATTACCACATCAACTCAAATTTTACAATTTAGTTTTTTTTACAAGCGGTTCAGGAAGGCATTTTATTGATTTTAATTGGTTTCCAGTAAAAGAAAATAGTTTAGTATATCTGACAAAAGAGCAAGTTAATGCATTTGATTTTTCAAAAAACTTAAATGGTTTTTGCATCATATTCACAGAGGAATATTTTGTTAATTGCTTTTCTCATTTGCCTGAAGATTTTGTATTTAGATTGTTCAACCCACAATTGTTTTCACCAATTCTTCAAATTCCAAAACAATCTGATTTCAAAACTTATTTCAAGCTATTACAACAAGAATTTAATAACACAGAGACATTCAATCAGAAAGCAATTATTGAATCTTTATTTGTAATTCTTATTTCAAAAGCCGAAGATTTAAAGAAAAATCAAACTTTTCATATAACGGATTCTTCAAAAATTAAAATCTTTCAAAAGTTTACTTCTTTACTTGAGTCTCATTCTTCAAAAAGTAGAAGTGCTGATTTCTACGCGAAAGAATTAACTATTACCTATAAACACTTAAACACAATCTGCAAAGAGTTGGTAAATAAAACAGCAAAAAGTGTAATTAATGATTTTGTAATTCTACAAGCCAAAAGAAATCTAATTAATTCAAATCTAAAAATTACAGAATTAGCTTATAAATTAGGTTTTGAAGACCCAACCAATTTTTCAAAATATTTTAAAAAGCACACGAGTTTAACCCCAAATTCGTTTATTAAATCAATACCTGAATAG
- a CDS encoding ExbD/TolR family protein, with product MKLKGRNKVSPDFSMSSMTDIVFLLLIFFMLTANSPNALDLLLPKAKGKSTNTQNVSVSIDKDLQYFVNNQRINGEYIEIELKKALEGQEKPTIILRAEENVAIKEAVNVMDIANRNNYKVILAVRPN from the coding sequence ATGAAATTGAAAGGAAGAAATAAGGTGAGTCCAGACTTTAGTATGTCCTCTATGACGGATATTGTTTTTCTGTTATTGATATTTTTCATGCTCACCGCAAATTCGCCCAACGCATTGGATTTATTGTTGCCGAAAGCGAAAGGAAAGTCTACCAATACACAAAATGTTTCCGTAAGCATAGATAAAGACTTACAGTATTTTGTGAACAACCAGAGAATAAACGGAGAATACATTGAAATTGAATTAAAAAAAGCACTTGAAGGTCAAGAAAAACCTACTATTATTCTAAGAGCAGAAGAAAACGTTGCCATTAAAGAAGCGGTCAACGTTATGGATATTGCCAACAGGAATAATTACAAGGTCATTTTGGCGGTGCGGCCTAACTAA
- a CDS encoding bifunctional folylpolyglutamate synthase/dihydrofolate synthase: protein MTYRQTLDWMFARLPMYQQKGKKAYNSKLDGILAFASYLNNPQNHFESIHVAGTNGKGSSSHMLASILQEAGYKVGLYTSPHLKDFRERIRINGKPISKAKVVEFITAHKSFLENQKLSFFELTVGMAFDYFSEKEVDIAIIEVGLGGRLDSTNIITPEVSLITNIGYDHTDVLGNTLPEIAFEKAGIIKKGVPVVVSEYQPETALVFHDKSRECRTTLAFASEGHYPSYKTDLLGDYQNKNIKGVLAALQALKGFSIKKIHIEEGLLKVADNTGLMGRWQELGENPKIICDTAHNKEGLALVLMQLKEEKYSRLHIVLGFVKEKNLEGILSLFPEEAEYYFCKPNIERGLEANTLQDKAVAFNLKGSVHSSVKEAYNSAKSNALAPDFIYIGGSTFVVAEVL, encoded by the coding sequence GTGACCTACAGGCAGACTCTTGATTGGATGTTCGCTCGACTTCCAATGTATCAACAAAAAGGAAAAAAAGCTTATAATTCCAAACTAGATGGGATCTTAGCATTTGCTTCGTACTTAAACAACCCTCAAAATCACTTTGAGAGTATACACGTTGCTGGGACTAATGGCAAAGGTTCCAGTAGTCATATGTTAGCCTCGATTTTGCAGGAAGCAGGGTATAAAGTTGGACTCTATACCTCTCCCCATCTTAAGGACTTTAGAGAGCGAATTCGCATAAACGGAAAGCCGATAAGTAAAGCCAAAGTAGTAGAATTCATAACTGCTCACAAATCATTCTTAGAAAATCAAAAGCTATCATTCTTTGAGTTGACCGTTGGTATGGCGTTTGATTATTTCTCAGAGAAAGAGGTAGATATCGCTATTATAGAGGTAGGTTTAGGAGGTAGATTAGATTCAACGAATATAATTACCCCAGAGGTTAGCTTAATAACTAATATTGGATATGACCATACTGATGTACTTGGCAATACGCTTCCGGAGATCGCTTTTGAGAAAGCCGGAATTATCAAAAAAGGAGTGCCTGTAGTTGTTAGTGAATATCAACCGGAAACGGCACTGGTATTCCATGATAAATCCAGAGAATGTAGGACTACTTTGGCCTTTGCGAGTGAAGGGCATTATCCATCTTATAAAACAGATTTATTAGGTGACTACCAAAATAAAAATATAAAGGGAGTTCTTGCAGCTCTTCAGGCTCTTAAAGGGTTTTCCATAAAGAAGATTCATATTGAAGAAGGTCTTTTAAAGGTTGCGGATAACACGGGCTTAATGGGCAGATGGCAGGAGTTGGGAGAAAACCCTAAAATTATATGTGATACGGCGCATAATAAGGAAGGCTTAGCGTTAGTTCTAATGCAATTGAAAGAAGAAAAATATTCTAGATTACATATTGTTCTGGGGTTCGTGAAAGAAAAGAATCTAGAGGGTATCCTTTCGCTATTTCCTGAGGAGGCCGAGTATTATTTTTGTAAACCTAATATTGAAAGAGGTCTGGAGGCTAATACACTACAAGATAAGGCAGTAGCTTTTAACTTGAAAGGGTCTGTACATTCTAGTGTTAAAGAGGCGTACAATAGCGCAAAGTCTAATGCCTTGGCACCTGATTTCATATATATCGGAGGCAGTACTTTTGTGGTTGCAGAAGTACTTTAA